In Aedes albopictus strain Foshan chromosome 3, AalbF5, whole genome shotgun sequence, the following are encoded in one genomic region:
- the LOC115257294 gene encoding nuclear receptor subfamily 2 group E member 1, with the protein MASAMLCKVCGDRSSGKHYGSICCDGCSCFFKRSIRKRAFYTCISGQGGCSVDKARRNWCPFCRLQKCFLVGMNAAAVQEERGPRKSRKLHPRMMLKRPVLLKLSTELSNKDTLPTQILVQVLAACIRQARANESFATFSREQQNQILQHVWFECFILRVANWSIDISSIVERCADEQLRTIVRQTKALQVDLIELSLLETMILCRKEYGLSAKEVQQLESTSETALIALGHYSMQQMSIVGTPASPSPILGYPTGRAVATLRPLSPSPSLTTSSIGSSGTSCTALSSSSSSLLPFSCYRLGRLLLGLRGLSMHCYESSVRAMFHEVTGDGLMEHFIIKL; encoded by the exons ATGGCATCAGCCATGCTTTGTAAGGTTTGTGGAGATCGAAGTTCCGGAAAACACTACGGATCCATCTGCTGTGATGGATGTTCTTGCTTTTTCAAACGAAGCATCCGGAAGCGAGCATTCTACACCTGCATCT CTGGACAAGGAGGCTGTTCAGTGGATAAGGCCCGAAGGAATTGGTGCCCGTTTTGTAGACTACAGAAGTGCTTTCTAGTGGGAATGAATGCAGCGGCCGTGCAGGAAGAACGTGGACCACGGAAAAGTCGGAAGCTACATCCGCGGATGATGCTGAAAAGgcctgtgttgttgaagttgtcaACGGAGCTGTCCAATAAAG aTACCCTCCCAACGCAAATCTTGGTCCAGGTGCTCGCAGCATGCATCCGCCAGGCTCGGGCAAACGAAAGCTTCGCCACCTTTAGCCGTGAGCAACAAAATCAAATTCTTCAACACGTTTGGTTCGAGTGCTTCATCCTGAGAGTTGCCAACTGGTCCATCGATATATCCTCCATCGTTGAGAG ATGTGCCGATGAACAACTTCGAACTATTGTGCGGCAAACAAAGGCACTTCAAGTGGACTTAATCGAACTTTCTCTGCTGGAAACAATGATACTTTGTCGGAAAG AATACGGCTTGAGTGCCAAAGAAGTTCAACAACTGGAAAGCACATCCGAGACGGCACTGATCGCCTTAGGCCACTACAGCATGCAACAGATGAGCATCGTCGGTACTCCAGCTTCTCCATCGCCAATATTGGGTTATCCGACCGGCAGAGCAGTCGCCACCCTTCGACCGCTGTCCCCATCCCCATCGTTGACGACGTCCAGCATCGGCAGTAGTGGGACCAGTTGCACTGCGCTTTCATCGTCGTCCTCATCGTTGTTACCCTTTTCGTGCTACCGTCTGGGCAGACTGCTGCTGGGATTAAGAGGTTTATCTATGCACTGCTATGAGTCTTCGGTACGTGCCATGTTTCATGAGGTCACCGGCGACGGTCTAATGGAGCACTTTATAATCAAATTATAG